A window of the Brassica napus cultivar Da-Ae chromosome A2, Da-Ae, whole genome shotgun sequence genome harbors these coding sequences:
- the LOC106431451 gene encoding adenylate isopentenyltransferase 5, chloroplastic: protein MKPCMTALRQAIPPLLNFKEISTGLNMVDVPYFRRKDKVVFVMGATGTGKSRLAIDLATRFPAEIVNSDKIQVYKGLDIVTNKVTPEESLGVPHHLLGTVEDTHEDFTAEDFQREAIRAVKSIVERDRVPIIAGGSNSYIEALVNNCVDFRLRYNCCFLWVDVDKPVLHSFVSERVDKMVEMGLVDEVRRIFDPTSDDYSTGIRRAIGVPELDEFLRAELLNYPTSKLLETAIKKIKDSNCLLASRQYQKIQRLYKQWKWNMHRLDATEVFLRRGEEADDAWEDKVARPSALAVDRFLNYSEDHHLEGADILLPEISVVPPFPAAVAAISR from the coding sequence ATGAAGCCATGCATGACGGCTCTAAGACAAGCGATTCCACCATTGTTGAACTTCAAAGAGATATCCACCGGTTTGAACATGGTCGACGTTCCCTATTTCCGGCGAAAGGACAAGGTTGTTTTCGTCATGGGAGCAACCGGAACCGGCAAATCCCGTCTCGCCATCGACCTTGCCACTCGTTTTCCGGCGGAGATCGTAAATTCCGACAAGATCCAAGTCTACAAAGGTCTAGACATCGTGACCAACAAAGTCACTCCGGAGGAAAGCCTCGGCGTCCCTCACCACCTCCTCGGCACCGTGGAAGACACTCACGAGGATTTCACCGCGGAGGATTTTCAGCGGGAAGCAATCAGAGCCGTTAAATCGATCGTGGAGAGAGACCGTGTCCCGATCATAGCAGGTGGTTCTAATTCTTACATAGAAGCTTTGGTCAACAACTGCGTTGACTTCCGGTTAAGGTACAACTGTTGCTTCTTGTGGGTTGATGTTGATAAACCGGTTTTGCATTCGTTTGTCTCGGAGCGAGTCGATAAAATGGTTGAGATGGGACTCGTCGACGAGGTTCGCCGCATCTTTGATCCGACGTCAGATGATTACTCCACCGGAATCCGAAGAGCGATCGGAGTTCCCGAGCTAGACGAGTTTCTCCGAGCAGAACTGCTAAATTACCCGACGTCGAAGCTTCTGGAGACGGCGATCAAGAAAATCAAGGATAGTAACTGCTTGCTTGCGTCTCGTCAGTATCAGAAGATTCAGAGGCTTTATAAGCAGTGGAAGTGGAACATGCACCGCCTAGACGCGACGGAGGTTTTTCTCCGGCGAGGAGAAGAAGCTGACGACGCTTGGGAAGACAAGGTGGCTCGCCCTAGCGCACTCGCCGTCGACCGGTTCCTCAATTACAGCGAAGATCACCATTTGGAAGGCGCTGATATACTCCTACCGGAGATATCCGTCGTTCCGCCGTTTCCAGCCGCCGTGGCAGCGATTTCGCggtga